One genomic window of Arthrobacter caoxuetaonis includes the following:
- a CDS encoding PLD nuclease N-terminal domain-containing protein, whose translation MSGKKSFQDLTSDQKKGLGILSSIQFLLAGAALVDIWRRPGSEINGPKAAWSAACAVNFIGPIAYFVFGRRRN comes from the coding sequence ATGAGCGGGAAAAAGTCTTTCCAGGACCTGACGTCCGACCAGAAAAAGGGTCTCGGGATCCTCTCGAGCATCCAGTTCCTGCTGGCAGGCGCCGCGCTCGTGGACATCTGGCGCCGTCCGGGCAGTGAAATCAACGGTCCCAAAGCTGCCTGGAGCGCAGCCTGTGCCGTGAACTTTATTGGCCCGATCGCCTACTTCGTGTTCGGGCGCCGCCGGAACTAG